One stretch of Tribolium castaneum strain GA2 chromosome 5, icTriCast1.1, whole genome shotgun sequence DNA includes these proteins:
- the LOC658431 gene encoding zinc finger protein Xfin isoform X3: protein MSVPSMVHRSGEPLTTTALFDDFDDEKDLPECKVKRNYSCASCDFFTQNPRHYLYHLRDVHEEKVRIYECPNCLYASKHFQKLLRHTKMVHGDKDDDDRADTPPPDDPETVFKCSVCAFSARTRAQLDRHERAEHIKTKFFRCTKCTYATHMKARFTKHVKYHSMPMIKCDMCDFRTPYKWNLDRHCKNHNGKGAFRCSACNFTADIKQSLTVHEMNHHVPPVGQAAGLGVGRRRNKVGASDATAAEEAARQEQQVPSEVEKKVKHSPEQGSFGPDFINPDDIIHHANGNVYIKNKCKLCNFKTAWASEMTRHEQKVHNFNPEPKPKKPTRPIPNLIPIPSQTSVLKLPKKNKEQEPEMSEQDINNICAKSANSALKDFASLFDSEDVFENCENKIPDLIPTTKQTTDEFKQKNASFFDKLKEKLMSSNGTNSMTCQLCGYQSKCLSEQLKHQKKCGKESNHPPSLTTFTSSSRCQYCRQRCKSSQGLYTHQLTCPEYLKAAEESENELRIDESQSEDGENNNKPHPMENRVFIWNNIEFPMDVEVDDSKYEYKVDDNVSLDLSVRTQSPGGSERSESSYVGAQEFATTHPVTDKIPTHGNDITVAQHKRVFKCPHCTFWASTASRFHVHIVGHLNKKPFECSLCAYRSNWRWDITKHIKLKSVRDPAHESAKVLMTDETGRRNYTKYNKYLTEIHVSGNQSLDTSGGSGTRPKHHDRNTSPTQNKGDLPKLTRAPSGNDFSPLLRPPPPLKAADGSFFKVDKNKRNNMDNKRTFFKCKKCNFRDASREILLAHVKGHYPQGLSTPSPGQDLSMRGSSPEKDERHCRLKHSGDIRVVSNKNGQEKLEIEEQTDEPDHVDVPQDGAFKCNECPFSSDSQEELEEHLPGHTATNESVSKCQFCNYFVNQKESLFDHLRLHGIADPEEFLSKFYSSPEGDLGKRFKCMVCPYVTNSKSQYTYHKQFHKPRGGQYTCTQCSYNVSKRHLLHQHLKVHGISITPQKQNGEVIDLDDISDEIEEVSSGGFEGQNFPDIPLVWVSKNDKFSKMFKCRYCPHVNLRKVNIQEHEKMHSVREKNPNSSRLNDVEHRCTECNYVCNNAGVLSSHSKVHQGLYGTVHCLVDQVKSDEEQIRELSKFLSPRPLETINLDDYENPPECSGFGGDLDEQDEANFLYFCGECPARFLKENEYKIHTRLHGLRSYYKCDHCSYSARQKPHLLAHKNVHSQQYQDRTQVLQSMYKSNNQPPDLYTCLNNEGETIWLVSGCNSEVKDLEMDVESLSAILSKPLKNSLNVPLSGTELFQQKQAQMLKEPSPPKASDPQFGSLMHGNPNFVYPTYLKNGKMKEKRYKCHKCPSAFEKREQYKVHLNLHGSKQRYNCEFCDYSVKYYANYVQHLKKHKMNSEALAARDVEMDVEDEEVTIEASDEKKLSLGDQQTLNILEQRLLVNSDNKEEEEKKVVTFSCPNCPYVNHRKDAVDNHQKRHGSKSNYTCEHCDYSVPQVHFLRDHAKLHFVPNNKGQVDGYMYCDSFKLVGRKVDEEKEDVIFDEGAEEVTDKFNNNDGEKQFVNVDTGEVAERGSSDKMDES from the exons ATGTCCGTGCCGTCGATGGTACATCGATCAGGAGAGCCTCTCACGACGACTGCGCTTTTCGACGACTTTGACGACGAAAAAGACCTCCCCGAGTGCAAGGTGAAGCGAAACTACTCGTGCGCCAGCTGTGACTTCTTCACGCAAAACCCCAGGCACTACCTCTACCACCTCCGCGATGTCCACGAGGAGAAAGTGAGGATCTACGAGTGCCCCAACTGTCTCTACGCCTCCAAACACTTCCAGAAGCTGCTAAGGCACACCAAGATGGTGCACGGCGACAAGGACGACGACGACAGGGCGGACACCCCGCCCCCGGACGACCCCGAAACG GTGTTCAAGTGCTCGGTGTGCGCGTTTAGCGCCCGCACCCGCGCGCAGCTCGACCGTCACGAGCGCGCCGAACACATCAAGACAAAGTTCTTCAGGTGCACCAAGTGCACGTACGCCACCCACATGAAGGCGCGTTTCACCAAACACGTGAAATACCACTCGATGCCGATGATCAAGTGCGACATGTGCGACTTCCGCACCCCTTACAAGTGGAACCTGGACCGCCACTGCAAGAACCACAACGGCAAAGGTGCGTTCCGATGCTCGGCGTGCAACTTCACCGCCGACATCAAGCAAAGTCTCACCGTGCACGAGATGAACCACCATGTGCCTCCCGTGGGCCAGGCGGCCGGTTTGGGGGTGGGACGCCGACGCAACAAGGTGGGGGCGAGCGACGCCACCGCCGCCGAGGAGGCCGCACGCCAAGAACAACAG GTGCCTTCTGAAGTGGAAAAGAAAGTGAAGCACAGCCCTGAGCAAGGGTCCTTCGGGCCGGATTTTATCAACCCGGATGATATCATCCATCATGCCAATGGCAACGTTTATATCAAAAATAAGTGCAAACTGTGCAATTTCAAGACGGCTTGGGCCTCGGAAATGACCCGTCACGAGCAAAAAGTCCACAACTTTAACCCTGAGCCCAAACCGAAAAAACCGACAAGACCCATACCCAACCTCATCCCTATACCTTCACAAACTTCGGTGTTAAAACTTCCCAAGAAGAATAAGGAACAAGAACCGGAAATGAGCGAGCAAGACATTAACAATATTTGTGCGAAATCGGCCAATAGTGCCCTCAAAGACTTTGCTTCGTTGTTCGACAGTGAAGATGTTTTCGAAAATTGCGAAAACAAAATCCCTGATCTCATCCCAACCACTAAACAAACCACCGatgaatttaaacaaaaaaacgccTCTTTCTTCGATAAACTCAAGGAGAAACTGATGAGCAGCAATGGGACTAACTCTATGACGTGTCAATTGTGCGGCTATCAGAGCAAATGCTTGTCTGAACAACTCAAACATCAGAAAAAGTGCGGCAAGGAGAGCAACCACCCTCCAAGCTTAACCACGTTCACCAGCTCCTCCAGGTGCCAGTATTGCCGTCAAAGGTGCAAGTCAAGTCAAGGACTTTACACCCACCAATTGACCTGTCCCGAGTATCTCAAAGCGGCCGAAGAATCCGAAAACGAGCTTCGAATTGACGAAAGTCAGTCCGAAGACGgtgaaaacaacaacaaaccCCACCCTATGGAAAATCGCGTCTTTATTTGGAACAACATCGAGTTTCCAATGGATGTCGAAGTCGACGATTCCAAGTATGAGTACAAAGTGGACGACAACGTCTCCCTGGACCTCTCCGTGCGCACCCAATCACCAGGAG GTAGCGAACGCAGCGAGAGCAGCTACGTGGGGGCCCAAGAATTCGCCACAACCCATCCCGTTACCGACAAGATCCCCACCCATGGGAACGACATCACCGTGGCGCAACACAAACGCGTGTTCAAGTGCCCACATTGCACCTTTTGGGCATCAACAGCGTCACGTTTCCACGTGCATATCGTCGgtcatttgaataaaaaacccTTTGAATGTTCACTGTGTGCGTACAGATCGAATTGGCGATGGGACATCACCAAACATATTAAATTGAAATCGGTCAGAGACCCAGCACATGAAAGCGCCAAAGTTTTAATGACGGACGAAACAGGCCGAAGAAATTACACCAAGTATAATAAATACTTGACGGAGATACATGTGAGTGGAAATCAAAGTTTAGATACGAGTGGTGGGTCGGGAACAAGGCCGAAACATCACGATCGCAATACTTCGCCGACTCAGAATAAAGGGGATTTACCGAAATTGACGCGAGCGCCGTCTGGGAATGATTTTAGTCCGTTGTTGAGGCCTCCGCCTCCATTGAAAGCCGCCGATGGATCGTTCTTCAAGGTTGATAAGAATAAAAGGAACAATATGGATAATAAGAGGACGTTTTTCAAATGCAAGAAGTGCAATTTTAG GGACGCCTCTCGCGAGATCCTCTTGGCGCACGTGAAGGGCCACTACCCGCAGGGCCTTTCGACGCCCAGTCCAGGTCAGGACTTGAGTATGCGAGGTTCCAGTCCAGAGAAAGACGAG CGTCACTGTCGCCTGAAACACAGCGGTGATATACGCGTCGTTAGCAACAAAAACGGTCAAGAAAAACTCGAAATTGAAGAGCAAACCGACGAACCTGACCATGTTGATGTACCCCAAGATGGGGCTTTCAAATGCAACGAGTGCCCCTTTTCTAGTGATAGTCAAGAGGAGCTCGAAGAACACCTTCCTGGCCATACGGCGACGAATGAAAGTGTCTCCAAGTGtcaattttgcaattatttcgtcAATCAAAAAGAGAGTCTTTTTGATCATTTGCGACTGCACGGAATCGCAGATCCTGAAGAGTTCCTCAGCAAGTTTTATTCGAGTCCTGAGGGGGACCTTGGGAAAAGGTTCAAGTGCATGGTGTGCCCCTACGTGACCAACTCCAAGTCGCAGTACACCTATCACAAACAGTTTCACAAACCGAGAGGGGGCCAATACACTTGCACCCAATGTAGTTACAATGTGAGTAAGCGGCACTTGTTGCACCAACATTTGAAAGTGCATGGGATTAGTATTACGCCTCAGAAGCAAAACGGCGAAGTGATCGATCTTGACGATATTTCCGACGAAATAGAGGAGGTGTCATCTGGTGGTTTCGAGGGACAAAACTTCCCAGATATCCCGCTAGTTTGGGTCtcgaaaaatgataaattctCCAAGATGTTTAAGTGTCGCTACTGTCCACATGTCAATTTACGGAAAGTTAACATCCAAGAACACGAGAAAATGCACAGTGTCAGGGAGAAAAACCCGAATTCGAGTCGTTTGAACGATGTGGAACACCGATGTACGGAGTGTAACTACGTTTGTAACAATGCCGGGGTTTTATCATCGCATTCAAAGGTCCACCAAGGGTTGTACGGGACGGTTCATTGTCTCGTAGATCAGGTCAAGTCAGACGAGGAGCAAATCCGCGAATTGAGCAAGTTTTTAAGTCCACGACCACTGGAAACGATTAATTTGGACGATTACGAAAACCCGCCGGAATGTTCAGGTTTTGGTGGCGATTTAGATGAACAAGACGAAGCaaactttttgtatttttgtggcGAATGTCCGGCCcgctttttgaaagaaaacgAATACAAAATCCATACTAGATTACACGGATTGAGGTCGTACTACAAGTGTGACCATTGCTCGTATTCAGCACGTCAAAAACCCCATTTGCTCGCGCACAAAAACGTCCACTCACAACAGTACCAAGATCGGACGCAAGTGTTGCAAAGTATGTACAAATCGAACAACCAACCCCCTGATTTATACACCTGTTTGAACAATGAAGGAGAAACGATTTGGTTGGTGTCTGGTTGTAATAGCGAAGTCAAAGATTTGGAAATGGACGTTGAGAGTCTAAGTGCCATACTAAGTAAACCGTTGAAGAATAGTCTAAACGTTCCGTTGTCGGGGACCGAGCTCTTCCAGCAGAAGCAAGCGCAGATGCTCAAGGAGCCTTCGCCCCCTAAAGCCAGCGACCCCCAATTCGGGAGTCTAATGCACGGCAACCCCAATTTCGTCTACCCCACGTACCTGAAGAACGGCAAAATGAAAGAGAAGCGTTACAAGTGCCATAAATGCCCCAGTGCTTTCGAAAAGCGGGAGCAGTACAAGGTCCACTTGAACTTGCACGGGTCGAAGCAGCGCTACAACTGCGAGTTTTGCGACTATTCGGTCAAGTATTATGCGAATTATGTGCAACACTTGAAGAAGCATAAAATGAATTCGGAGGCTTTGGCTGCGCGTGACGTTGAGATGGACGTTGAGGACGAAGAAGTTACCATTGAGGCTAGTGATGAGAAGAAGCTTTCGCTCGGTGATCAGCAGACGTTGAATATACTCGAGCAACGATTGCTAGTCAATAGTGATAATAAGGAGGAGGAGGAGAAGAAGGTTGTGACGTTTAGTTGTCCGAATTGTCCGTATGTGAACCATAGGAAGGACGCGGTGGACAACCACCAGAAGCGACACGGGAGTAAAAGTAACTACACGTGCGAGCATTGTGATTACTCTGTTCCGCAAGTGCACTTTTTGAGGGATCATGCCAAGTTGCACTTTGTGCCGAATAATAAGGGACAAGTGGATGGCTACATGTATTGTGATAGTTTCAAGCTAGTGGGGAGGAAAGTGGACGAAGAGAAGGAAGATGTGATTTTTGACGAAGGGGCGGAGGAAGTTACCGACAAGTTTAATAATAACGACGGGGAAAAACAGTTTGTTAATGTAGACACCGGCGAAGTCGCCGAACGGGGGAGTAGTGATAAAATGGATGAGAGTTAG
- the LOC658431 gene encoding zinc finger protein Xfin isoform X1, which yields MSVPSMVHRSGEPLTTTALFDDFDDEKDLPECKVKRNYSCASCDFFTQNPRHYLYHLRDVHEEKVRIYECPNCLYASKHFQKLLRHTKMVHGDKDDDDRADTPPPDDPETVFKCSVCAFSARTRAQLDRHERAEHIKTKFFRCTKCTYATHMKARFTKHVKYHSMPMIKCDMCDFRTPYKWNLDRHCKNHNGKGAFRCSACNFTADIKQSLTVHEMNHHVPPVGQAAGLGVGRRRNKVGASDATAAEEAARQEQQVPSEVEKKVKHSPEQGSFGPDFINPDDIIHHANGNVYIKNKCKLCNFKTAWASEMTRHEQKVHNFNPEPKPKKPTRPIPNLIPIPSQTSVLKLPKKNKEQEPEMSEQDINNICAKSANSALKDFASLFDSEDVFENCENKIPDLIPTTKQTTDEFKQKNASFFDKLKEKLMSSNGTNSMTCQLCGYQSKCLSEQLKHQKKCGKESNHPPSLTTFTSSSRCQYCRQRCKSSQGLYTHQLTCPEYLKAAEESENELRIDESQSEDGENNNKPHPMENRVFIWNNIEFPMDVEVDDSKYEYKVDDNVSLDLSVRTQSPGGSERSESSYVGAQEFATTHPVTDKIPTHGNDITVAQHKRVFKCPHCTFWASTASRFHVHIVGHLNKKPFECSLCAYRSNWRWDITKHIKLKSVRDPAHESAKVLMTDETGRRNYTKYNKYLTEIHVSGNQSLDTSGGSGTRPKHHDRNTSPTQNKGDLPKLTRAPSGNDFSPLLRPPPPLKAADGSFFKVDKNKRNNMDNKRTFFKCKKCNFRDASREILLAHVKGHYPQGLSTPSPGQDLSMRGSSPEKDEASVSTSAKGSQAPFRCGHCNQVSNWKHVIQRHCRLKHSGDIRVVSNKNGQEKLEIEEQTDEPDHVDVPQDGAFKCNECPFSSDSQEELEEHLPGHTATNESVSKCQFCNYFVNQKESLFDHLRLHGIADPEEFLSKFYSSPEGDLGKRFKCMVCPYVTNSKSQYTYHKQFHKPRGGQYTCTQCSYNVSKRHLLHQHLKVHGISITPQKQNGEVIDLDDISDEIEEVSSGGFEGQNFPDIPLVWVSKNDKFSKMFKCRYCPHVNLRKVNIQEHEKMHSVREKNPNSSRLNDVEHRCTECNYVCNNAGVLSSHSKVHQGLYGTVHCLVDQVKSDEEQIRELSKFLSPRPLETINLDDYENPPECSGFGGDLDEQDEANFLYFCGECPARFLKENEYKIHTRLHGLRSYYKCDHCSYSARQKPHLLAHKNVHSQQYQDRTQVLQSMYKSNNQPPDLYTCLNNEGETIWLVSGCNSEVKDLEMDVESLSAILSKPLKNSLNVPLSGTELFQQKQAQMLKEPSPPKASDPQFGSLMHGNPNFVYPTYLKNGKMKEKRYKCHKCPSAFEKREQYKVHLNLHGSKQRYNCEFCDYSVKYYANYVQHLKKHKMNSEALAARDVEMDVEDEEVTIEASDEKKLSLGDQQTLNILEQRLLVNSDNKEEEEKKVVTFSCPNCPYVNHRKDAVDNHQKRHGSKSNYTCEHCDYSVPQVHFLRDHAKLHFVPNNKGQVDGYMYCDSFKLVGRKVDEEKEDVIFDEGAEEVTDKFNNNDGEKQFVNVDTGEVAERGSSDKMDES from the exons ATGTCCGTGCCGTCGATGGTACATCGATCAGGAGAGCCTCTCACGACGACTGCGCTTTTCGACGACTTTGACGACGAAAAAGACCTCCCCGAGTGCAAGGTGAAGCGAAACTACTCGTGCGCCAGCTGTGACTTCTTCACGCAAAACCCCAGGCACTACCTCTACCACCTCCGCGATGTCCACGAGGAGAAAGTGAGGATCTACGAGTGCCCCAACTGTCTCTACGCCTCCAAACACTTCCAGAAGCTGCTAAGGCACACCAAGATGGTGCACGGCGACAAGGACGACGACGACAGGGCGGACACCCCGCCCCCGGACGACCCCGAAACG GTGTTCAAGTGCTCGGTGTGCGCGTTTAGCGCCCGCACCCGCGCGCAGCTCGACCGTCACGAGCGCGCCGAACACATCAAGACAAAGTTCTTCAGGTGCACCAAGTGCACGTACGCCACCCACATGAAGGCGCGTTTCACCAAACACGTGAAATACCACTCGATGCCGATGATCAAGTGCGACATGTGCGACTTCCGCACCCCTTACAAGTGGAACCTGGACCGCCACTGCAAGAACCACAACGGCAAAGGTGCGTTCCGATGCTCGGCGTGCAACTTCACCGCCGACATCAAGCAAAGTCTCACCGTGCACGAGATGAACCACCATGTGCCTCCCGTGGGCCAGGCGGCCGGTTTGGGGGTGGGACGCCGACGCAACAAGGTGGGGGCGAGCGACGCCACCGCCGCCGAGGAGGCCGCACGCCAAGAACAACAG GTGCCTTCTGAAGTGGAAAAGAAAGTGAAGCACAGCCCTGAGCAAGGGTCCTTCGGGCCGGATTTTATCAACCCGGATGATATCATCCATCATGCCAATGGCAACGTTTATATCAAAAATAAGTGCAAACTGTGCAATTTCAAGACGGCTTGGGCCTCGGAAATGACCCGTCACGAGCAAAAAGTCCACAACTTTAACCCTGAGCCCAAACCGAAAAAACCGACAAGACCCATACCCAACCTCATCCCTATACCTTCACAAACTTCGGTGTTAAAACTTCCCAAGAAGAATAAGGAACAAGAACCGGAAATGAGCGAGCAAGACATTAACAATATTTGTGCGAAATCGGCCAATAGTGCCCTCAAAGACTTTGCTTCGTTGTTCGACAGTGAAGATGTTTTCGAAAATTGCGAAAACAAAATCCCTGATCTCATCCCAACCACTAAACAAACCACCGatgaatttaaacaaaaaaacgccTCTTTCTTCGATAAACTCAAGGAGAAACTGATGAGCAGCAATGGGACTAACTCTATGACGTGTCAATTGTGCGGCTATCAGAGCAAATGCTTGTCTGAACAACTCAAACATCAGAAAAAGTGCGGCAAGGAGAGCAACCACCCTCCAAGCTTAACCACGTTCACCAGCTCCTCCAGGTGCCAGTATTGCCGTCAAAGGTGCAAGTCAAGTCAAGGACTTTACACCCACCAATTGACCTGTCCCGAGTATCTCAAAGCGGCCGAAGAATCCGAAAACGAGCTTCGAATTGACGAAAGTCAGTCCGAAGACGgtgaaaacaacaacaaaccCCACCCTATGGAAAATCGCGTCTTTATTTGGAACAACATCGAGTTTCCAATGGATGTCGAAGTCGACGATTCCAAGTATGAGTACAAAGTGGACGACAACGTCTCCCTGGACCTCTCCGTGCGCACCCAATCACCAGGAG GTAGCGAACGCAGCGAGAGCAGCTACGTGGGGGCCCAAGAATTCGCCACAACCCATCCCGTTACCGACAAGATCCCCACCCATGGGAACGACATCACCGTGGCGCAACACAAACGCGTGTTCAAGTGCCCACATTGCACCTTTTGGGCATCAACAGCGTCACGTTTCCACGTGCATATCGTCGgtcatttgaataaaaaacccTTTGAATGTTCACTGTGTGCGTACAGATCGAATTGGCGATGGGACATCACCAAACATATTAAATTGAAATCGGTCAGAGACCCAGCACATGAAAGCGCCAAAGTTTTAATGACGGACGAAACAGGCCGAAGAAATTACACCAAGTATAATAAATACTTGACGGAGATACATGTGAGTGGAAATCAAAGTTTAGATACGAGTGGTGGGTCGGGAACAAGGCCGAAACATCACGATCGCAATACTTCGCCGACTCAGAATAAAGGGGATTTACCGAAATTGACGCGAGCGCCGTCTGGGAATGATTTTAGTCCGTTGTTGAGGCCTCCGCCTCCATTGAAAGCCGCCGATGGATCGTTCTTCAAGGTTGATAAGAATAAAAGGAACAATATGGATAATAAGAGGACGTTTTTCAAATGCAAGAAGTGCAATTTTAG GGACGCCTCTCGCGAGATCCTCTTGGCGCACGTGAAGGGCCACTACCCGCAGGGCCTTTCGACGCCCAGTCCAGGTCAGGACTTGAGTATGCGAGGTTCCAGTCCAGAGAAAGACGAGGCAAGTGTTAGCACGTCAGCGAAAGGGAGCCAAGCGCCCTTCCGCTGCGGTCACTGCAACCAGGTATCAAACTGGAAGCATGTCATTCAG CGTCACTGTCGCCTGAAACACAGCGGTGATATACGCGTCGTTAGCAACAAAAACGGTCAAGAAAAACTCGAAATTGAAGAGCAAACCGACGAACCTGACCATGTTGATGTACCCCAAGATGGGGCTTTCAAATGCAACGAGTGCCCCTTTTCTAGTGATAGTCAAGAGGAGCTCGAAGAACACCTTCCTGGCCATACGGCGACGAATGAAAGTGTCTCCAAGTGtcaattttgcaattatttcgtcAATCAAAAAGAGAGTCTTTTTGATCATTTGCGACTGCACGGAATCGCAGATCCTGAAGAGTTCCTCAGCAAGTTTTATTCGAGTCCTGAGGGGGACCTTGGGAAAAGGTTCAAGTGCATGGTGTGCCCCTACGTGACCAACTCCAAGTCGCAGTACACCTATCACAAACAGTTTCACAAACCGAGAGGGGGCCAATACACTTGCACCCAATGTAGTTACAATGTGAGTAAGCGGCACTTGTTGCACCAACATTTGAAAGTGCATGGGATTAGTATTACGCCTCAGAAGCAAAACGGCGAAGTGATCGATCTTGACGATATTTCCGACGAAATAGAGGAGGTGTCATCTGGTGGTTTCGAGGGACAAAACTTCCCAGATATCCCGCTAGTTTGGGTCtcgaaaaatgataaattctCCAAGATGTTTAAGTGTCGCTACTGTCCACATGTCAATTTACGGAAAGTTAACATCCAAGAACACGAGAAAATGCACAGTGTCAGGGAGAAAAACCCGAATTCGAGTCGTTTGAACGATGTGGAACACCGATGTACGGAGTGTAACTACGTTTGTAACAATGCCGGGGTTTTATCATCGCATTCAAAGGTCCACCAAGGGTTGTACGGGACGGTTCATTGTCTCGTAGATCAGGTCAAGTCAGACGAGGAGCAAATCCGCGAATTGAGCAAGTTTTTAAGTCCACGACCACTGGAAACGATTAATTTGGACGATTACGAAAACCCGCCGGAATGTTCAGGTTTTGGTGGCGATTTAGATGAACAAGACGAAGCaaactttttgtatttttgtggcGAATGTCCGGCCcgctttttgaaagaaaacgAATACAAAATCCATACTAGATTACACGGATTGAGGTCGTACTACAAGTGTGACCATTGCTCGTATTCAGCACGTCAAAAACCCCATTTGCTCGCGCACAAAAACGTCCACTCACAACAGTACCAAGATCGGACGCAAGTGTTGCAAAGTATGTACAAATCGAACAACCAACCCCCTGATTTATACACCTGTTTGAACAATGAAGGAGAAACGATTTGGTTGGTGTCTGGTTGTAATAGCGAAGTCAAAGATTTGGAAATGGACGTTGAGAGTCTAAGTGCCATACTAAGTAAACCGTTGAAGAATAGTCTAAACGTTCCGTTGTCGGGGACCGAGCTCTTCCAGCAGAAGCAAGCGCAGATGCTCAAGGAGCCTTCGCCCCCTAAAGCCAGCGACCCCCAATTCGGGAGTCTAATGCACGGCAACCCCAATTTCGTCTACCCCACGTACCTGAAGAACGGCAAAATGAAAGAGAAGCGTTACAAGTGCCATAAATGCCCCAGTGCTTTCGAAAAGCGGGAGCAGTACAAGGTCCACTTGAACTTGCACGGGTCGAAGCAGCGCTACAACTGCGAGTTTTGCGACTATTCGGTCAAGTATTATGCGAATTATGTGCAACACTTGAAGAAGCATAAAATGAATTCGGAGGCTTTGGCTGCGCGTGACGTTGAGATGGACGTTGAGGACGAAGAAGTTACCATTGAGGCTAGTGATGAGAAGAAGCTTTCGCTCGGTGATCAGCAGACGTTGAATATACTCGAGCAACGATTGCTAGTCAATAGTGATAATAAGGAGGAGGAGGAGAAGAAGGTTGTGACGTTTAGTTGTCCGAATTGTCCGTATGTGAACCATAGGAAGGACGCGGTGGACAACCACCAGAAGCGACACGGGAGTAAAAGTAACTACACGTGCGAGCATTGTGATTACTCTGTTCCGCAAGTGCACTTTTTGAGGGATCATGCCAAGTTGCACTTTGTGCCGAATAATAAGGGACAAGTGGATGGCTACATGTATTGTGATAGTTTCAAGCTAGTGGGGAGGAAAGTGGACGAAGAGAAGGAAGATGTGATTTTTGACGAAGGGGCGGAGGAAGTTACCGACAAGTTTAATAATAACGACGGGGAAAAACAGTTTGTTAATGTAGACACCGGCGAAGTCGCCGAACGGGGGAGTAGTGATAAAATGGATGAGAGTTAG